The genomic segment CGCCTGCCGGCTTGGAATGTCGAGGATTTCTGGTGCTTCGCCGACCCGGGTCGCCTCCGGACACATAACCTGAGGATTTTGCCTTGGCCAAACGACCGATCGATCCGCGCGTAAAGCTGCGCCATATCGCGTGCTTTCTGGAAGTGGCGCGGCTCAAGAGCGTGGTCAAAGCGGCCGACGCACTCAACATGAGCCAGCCGGCGGCATCCAAGACCATCCAGGAGCTCGAGGAAATTCTGGGCGTGTCACTGTTCGACCGGAGCCGGCGCAACCTCTTCCTCACGCCCTCGGGTGAACTTTTCCAGCGCTACGCCAGCACGAGCTTCACTGCGCTGCGCCAGGGCATCGACAGTCTGGGCAGCGCCCAGGCCGACGAAATCGTCAAGGTCGGCGCACTGCCGACCGTCTCCGCGCGCATCCTGCCGCCATCGGTGCAGCGGTTCTCCGAGCAACACCTGCCGGCGCGCGCACGCATCATAACCGGACCCAACGCCTACCTGCTTTCGCTGCTGCGCATGGGAGACGTGGACCTGGTGATCGGGCGCATGGCCGACCCGGACGCGATGACCGGGCTCGCCTTCGAGCATCTCTATTCGGAGAAAGTGGTTTTCGTCGTGCGCCCGGGGCACCCGCTCCTGGGAGTGAAGCACTTCGAGCTGGCCATGATCGAGCCCTACCAGACGCTGATGCCGACCCCGGATTCGGTGATCCGGCCGTTCGTGCAGCGCCTCTTGCTGGCGCATGGCGTAAGCAATGTGCGCGACGAGATCGAGACGGTCTCCAACGCCTTCGGGCGCAGCTTCACCCGGTATTCGGACGCGATTTGGATCATTTCGGAGGGCGTGGTGGCCGAAGACGTGGCGGACGGCCAACTGGCGCTGCTGCCGGTCGACACGGCCGAGACGCTTGGTCCGGTGGGCCTGACGACGCGGACGGACACCAGCCAATCCTTCGCCGCGCAGGCCCTGATCCAGTCGATCCGCGATGTCGCCGCCGGTTTCGAGCGGAGCTGACCGCGCCTAGTGCGCCACGCCCAGCAGGCGCTCGACCGTTTCGGGCTCGCCCTCCAACTGGGCGGGTGTACCTGACCAGGCGATCTCCCCACGCTCCAGTATGAACACATCCTGAGCGAAATTGAGGGCCGCCTGAATGCGCTGCTCGATCATGAGGATGGTCATGGCTCCGGTCGCGGCGAGCGCCGAGAATGCTGCCATCAGTTCGTCGCAGATCACCGGCGCCAACCCTTCGAGCGGTTCATCGAGAAGCAAGACCGAGGGCTGGCCGAGGATCGAGCGCGCCGTGGTCAGCATCTGCTGCTCGCCGCCCGATAGCTGGGAGCCGAGGTTGCGCCGGCGCTCATGGAGGCGCGGGAACATCTCATAGGCTTCCTGGATGGCAGAGTGCGGGCGGTCCTTGAGACCGACCTGGAGGTTTTCCTCGACGGTGAGCGACTTGAAGATGGCGCGGGTCTGCGGCACGTAGCCGAGCCCCTTGAGCGCCCTGCCCGACCCCGGCAGCTCGGTAATGTCCTCGTTGCCGATCGCGATCCTGCCGCCATAGCGGCGGGTCTGGCCGGCGATGGTGGCAAAGAGCGTGGACTTGCCCACGCCATTGCGGCCGAGCACCGCGACGCGCCGGCCCGCTTCCACCGAGAGCGAAACGTTCTCGAGAATTCGCGTCGGGCCGTATCCCGCCGTCAGGTCCGATACCTCAAGCGACGCTGCGGGCATCGGCATAGCTCCCAAGATAGGCTTCGCGCACGCGCGGATCGGCGGCCACTTCCTGCGGCGTGCCGTCAAAGATGATGGCGCCCGCCGCCAGCACGACGACGCGCTGGGCGAAGCGGAACACGAAATCCATGTCATGCTCGATCATCAGCACGGCCAGTTCCGGCGGCAACTGGGCGAGCGCCTGCTCGATGAGCACGGTATCGGAATGCGGCACGCCGGCCGCCGGCTCGTCGAGCAGCAGCACCTTGGGCTGCAGCGCCATCGCCAGCGCGATCTCGAGCAGGCGCTGCTGGCCATAGGCGATCTCGCGCACCTTCTCGTCGGCCACGCGCGTCAGGCCGAGCGTTGCGAGGATAGTACGGCTCTGCGCGACGATATCGGGCATGTCGGCATAGGTGCCGAACATGCGTCCCGACTTGCCCTGCCGCTGCAGGAGCGCCAGCGCCACATGTTCCTGGGGCGTCATGTCCGAGAAGAGGCGCGTGACCTGGAACGTGCGCACCAGCCCCTTGCGAACGCGCTGGGTGGCAGAGAGGCGCGTGACGTCCTCGCCGGCCAGGAGCACCCGGCCGCTATCGGGCGGGATCTGCCCGGTGACGAGGTTGACGAAGGTGGTCTTGCCCGCCCCGTTGGGTCCGATCAGCGCGATGCGATCGCCCTGCGCCATGGAGAGGGAGACGTTCTGGGTAACTTTGAGGCCCCCGAAGTGCTTTTCGAGGTTTTCGACGGCGAAGATCGGGGTCACTGGCCTGCCTCCTTGCCGCGCCGGAGCCGACGATAGATATCCTCTGCCGCGCCGGTCAGACCGCGTGGAGCGAAAAGCACGACCGCCATGAGCAGCACGCCCACCATGGTGAGCCAGTGGAAAGGATTGATGGAAGACACCAGGTCCTCGAACCAGACGAAGACCAACGTGCCGACCATGGCTCCGAAGAGGTTGCCGGTGCCACCCAGCACGAGCATGACGAGCGCTTCGGCCGAAAGGTTGAAGGAGACGCTGTCGAGCCCGACCACGCGGGTCGAGATGGCGTGGAGCGCTCCGCCAAGGCCCGCCACTGCGCCCGAGAGCACATAGAGCTTGATGAGCGTCGGCTTGACCGAGGCGCCCATGGCGCGCACGCGGATCGGATCTTCCTTGATGGCGCGGCACAACATGCCGAACGGCGAGCGCATGATGAGGCGCAGCACGAAGAACACTAAGACTAGCAGGGCAATCGCCAGGAAGAAGGTGGTGCGCCCCCACAGATCAAACTGGAACATGCCCAGCACCGGGGACGGCGAAATGCCCGAGAGGCCATCGCTGCCACCCGTCCAGTCCGACGCCTTGTTGGCCGCCTCATGGGCCAGTTGCACGATGGCGATGGAGAGGACGAGCTGCGCCAGCCCGTGGCCGCGCAGGATGATGACGCTCGACACCAGGCCCGCCAGCGCGCCGCCAATGGCGCCGATGCCGAGCATGGCCAGGGGATCGACAATGCCGAAATGCGCCGCAGCGATGCCCGCGGCATAGGCGCCCGACCCTGAAACCGCCGCCTGGCCGAGCGTGGCGATGCCGCCATAACCGGTGACCAGGTCGAGCGAGAGCACGATCAGCATCATGATGACGATACGGGTGAGCAGCGCCAGGTTGTTTGGGAAAAGAAAGTAGCCCACCACGCTCAGCGCCAGGATGATGGCGATGGCCAGCGCATCGCGCTTGAGGCGGCTGGAGGTGGTGGCCAGGGAAACGGCTGGCGCCGATTGTGTCAGGTCGGTCATTGCGCTCGCCCCAGAAGGCCGCGCGGGAAGATGCAGACGATCACGATCACCGCCAGGTAAAAGAAGAACTCGCCCATTTCAGGCATGAGGTAACGCCCGGTCGTCTCGATGGCCCCCAGGAGGAGCGAGGCGATGAGGGCGCCGGGAATGGACCCTGCCCCGCCCACGGACACCACGACGAGGAACGTCACCATGTAGCGCATGGCGTAGTAGGGCTCGATCGGCAGCAACTCGGCGCCCACGACCCCGCCAAAGGCGGCAAGGCCCACCGCGACGCCGAAGCTGACGGCGTAGATGACGGCAGTGCGCACACCGAGCGCCCCCGCCATCGCCGCGTCATCGACCGATGCGCGCAGGCGCACGCCGAAGGGCGTCCGCTCGATGAGGAACCACAATCCGCCAGCGACCAGCACGCCGCAGGCAATGACGAAGAGCTTGTGCGCGGCGATGGTGCGGAAGCCGATATTGACCGGCCCCGACAGTTCGGACGGCAACGGGATGGTCTTGAGGGTGGGCCCGAACACAAAGTTGGCGATGCCGATGATGGCAAAGGTGAGCCCGATCGTCATGAGCACCTGCGTCAGCTGCGGGGCGCCGTAGATACGCCGATAGAGCAGGCGTTCGAGCGGGATGGCGATGATGATCGTACCCACCACGGCCGCCATGACGGCGACGCCGTATGGCAAGCCCATGTCGCGCGTGGCGTAGGAGGCGATGTAGCCGCCGATCATGGCGAAGGCGCCGTGGGCGAGATTGACGACCTTCATCAACCCCATGGTGACCGACAGGCCGATACAGATCACGAACAGCACCATGCCGTAGGCCAGTGCATCCGTGCCGATGCTGAGTACGGTTTGCATACGCTTCCCTTATCGGGACGCCCGGCCACCGGGCGCCCCAGTTCCGTTTGGTCCAGGCTTACTTGGCTGCTGCCAGGCCCGGATCGCCCTGCTTCTCGAAGGTCTGGATTTCCTTGTTGATGTAGGTGCCGTCGTCGGCCTTGGCGACTTCGCGCAGATAGATGTTCTGCGTGATGTGGCGGGTTTCCGGGTCGATTTCGACCGGGCCGCGCGGGCTCATCCAGGCGAGGCCCTTGACCGCATCGACCGCGGCCTTGGCATCCTGCTTGCCGCCAGTCGCCTCGATCATCTTGTAGATGACGTGCATGCCGTCGAAAGCACCGACCGCCGGGAAACTCAGTTCGGCCGGGTTGCCGAGCGCCTTGCCAGCAGCTTCGACGAAAGCCTTGTTTTCCGGAGAATCGTGGGAAACCGCGTAGTGGAACGTGGTGAGCAGGCCCAGCGCGGAATCACCGAGGGCGGGCAGGTCCGATTCCTGGGTCAGGTCGCCCGGCGCCAGCAGCGTGACGCCCGCATCCCTGAGCCCGTTCTCATTGTAAGACTTGACGAAACCGAGCGTGGTCGGGCCGGACGGCAGGAAGGCGAAAACCGCCTGGGCGCCGCTGTCCTTGATGCGCTGCATGATAGGGCTGAAATCGTTGGTCGACAGAGGCATGCGGATGCTCTCGACCACGGTGCCGCCCTCGGCCTCGAAGGTGGTCTTGAAGGCGGTCTCGGAATCCACGCCCGGACCGTAATCGGAAACGACGGTGATGACCTTTTCGATGCCCTTCGCCTTGGCCACCTTGGCCATGGGCGCAGAAGTCTGCCAGGTGGTGAAGGACGTGCGCACCACATAGGGGCTCTTGGTGACGATGGCCGAGGTCGCCGCGTTGAAGATCACCATGGGCACGTTGGCCTGCTCGAGCAGCGGCGCGGCCGCCATCGCATCGGGGGTGAAATAGAAGCCGGCCAGATACTGCACGCCTTCCTTGACCACCAGCTCCTGGGCGAGAGCTGCCGACTGGGCCGGATCGGCCTGCGGCACGTCGCGATAGACGATCTCGACCTTGTGGTCGCCCACGCTGTCACCGTTGAGCGCCTGATAGGCCTGGATGCCGGCCTGGAAATTTTTGCCCTGCAGGGCGAACGGACCCGAGAACGGACCGATGACGCCGACCTTGATGGTGTCGGCGAGCGCCGTGCTGGTCAGCAGCGCCGTTGCGAGCGCCGCCACGAAAAACTTCTTCATTGTTTCCTCCTGCCTTCATGTCCTGCGCCCGCGCGGAGTAGCGTCCGGTTATGCGAGAGGCGAGCGTCGTTTGGCGGCCGCAATGCGGCGCACCTTGGGAGGCCATAATCTGCCGCAGCCTCGCTTGCGGTCAAAATGAAAACCCGGCCCGGAAATATAACTTGGGGATTATGAGACCCGTCGCTCCGGGATCGGGATCCGGCGCTCCTCCAGCGCCTTGAGCACTGAGGCCGGAATAGCCCGGCAACCGCATTCGCGGGCGTGTTCCAGATGCCAGGCGATGCGCTGGTCCAGATTGGCGTTTGGCGGCATGGGATGGGACTCGTGCCAGGCGCGGTTCAGGGCCATTTCAACCTCAATAGGACATCAGGACGGGCAAGAGCGGGCGCTCCAGAACGGATCGCGTCGCGCCCCCGAGCAGGAACTCGCGCAGGCGATTGTGACCATAGGCACCCATAACCAATAGCGTAGCATCCTGGGAGAGCGCCAGACGCTGCAGGGCCTCCCCGACCGCCCTGCCCTCGAGCCTGCCGGTCACCGGCTCGGCCTTGATTCCGACGCGCTCGAGATGCGCGAGTACCCCGGCAGCCCAGTCATCGGGCATGGCCTTATCGTCTGTCACCGCCAGGACAAGCACCCTGCGTGCCTTCTGGAGCCAGACGCGGGCATCGTTGAGGGCACGGGCGGCCGCCCGGCTGCCGTCCCAGGCAATAGCCACGACGTCGGGCTCGAGGACTTCGAGCGGGCGCACCGGGAAGACCAGCACCGGCCGCCCGGACGAGAACATGGCCGCCTCGGCAATGGCGCGGCTATCGGCAATCTCCGGGTCATAGGGAACGATGGTAAGGTCGTGCGTGCGCGCCAACTCGGCGATCCGCGTCGGGATCGAGAGAGGCTGGGAGCGCACCGGGGTGACGAAGGCCAGCACGCCTGCCCGCTCGGTCAACTCGCGCAGGCGCGTGCCGAACTCGCGCGCCACTTCCCGGCTTCCGCTCTCGGCCTGGCGCGACAGGACGGTATAGTCCGCGCCCAGCGCGAAGGGGCTGGAGACCGGAGGGATATCCACCTCGATCGGAACGGCCGTCAGCGTCGGCTCGAGCACGTCGACATAGTCGACGAGCGGGCCGAGTGCCGCCTGATCGAGCGGGTCGGGATAAGTCACAAGGGGAACCAGGATATCGATAGGCATCTGCATCTCCAGTTCTGCCCACAGATTCCATGATAACGCGCTGGAGCGCAACCTGGCTGCGCTGGACATTTGCGGGAGGCGGCAGCCAGTATGGTAAGTCAATGGGATTCCAGCGCATGTTCGCGGCACTGCAGAAATACCTGAGCGAAATCCTTGTCGCCATCGCGGCCCTGGGCATAGCGCTCGGCTTCGCCTCCGGCTGGCTCGGCCCCGAATGGCCCCAAAGGATCTGGACCGTGGCAACGCTCCCCGTGCTCGCGGCGCTGCTCTTCCAGATCTGGGGCTCCCTGCGCCGGGGCGACGTGGGCCTCGACGTCGTGGCCGCGCTTTCGATGGCCTCGGCCCTCCTCATCGGGGAAACCCTGGCTGCCAACGTCGTGGCGCTGATGTACGCGGGCGGCCAGCTGCTCGAGGGCTTCGCGTCGGGACGAG from the Youhaiella tibetensis genome contains:
- the pcaQ gene encoding pca operon transcription factor PcaQ, giving the protein MAKRPIDPRVKLRHIACFLEVARLKSVVKAADALNMSQPAASKTIQELEEILGVSLFDRSRRNLFLTPSGELFQRYASTSFTALRQGIDSLGSAQADEIVKVGALPTVSARILPPSVQRFSEQHLPARARIITGPNAYLLSLLRMGDVDLVIGRMADPDAMTGLAFEHLYSEKVVFVVRPGHPLLGVKHFELAMIEPYQTLMPTPDSVIRPFVQRLLLAHGVSNVRDEIETVSNAFGRSFTRYSDAIWIISEGVVAEDVADGQLALLPVDTAETLGPVGLTTRTDTSQSFAAQALIQSIRDVAAGFERS
- a CDS encoding universal stress protein; the encoded protein is MPIDILVPLVTYPDPLDQAALGPLVDYVDVLEPTLTAVPIEVDIPPVSSPFALGADYTVLSRQAESGSREVAREFGTRLRELTERAGVLAFVTPVRSQPLSIPTRIAELARTHDLTIVPYDPEIADSRAIAEAAMFSSGRPVLVFPVRPLEVLEPDVVAIAWDGSRAAARALNDARVWLQKARRVLVLAVTDDKAMPDDWAAGVLAHLERVGIKAEPVTGRLEGRAVGEALQRLALSQDATLLVMGAYGHNRLREFLLGGATRSVLERPLLPVLMSY
- a CDS encoding branched-chain amino acid ABC transporter permease — its product is MQTVLSIGTDALAYGMVLFVICIGLSVTMGLMKVVNLAHGAFAMIGGYIASYATRDMGLPYGVAVMAAVVGTIIIAIPLERLLYRRIYGAPQLTQVLMTIGLTFAIIGIANFVFGPTLKTIPLPSELSGPVNIGFRTIAAHKLFVIACGVLVAGGLWFLIERTPFGVRLRASVDDAAMAGALGVRTAVIYAVSFGVAVGLAAFGGVVGAELLPIEPYYAMRYMVTFLVVVSVGGAGSIPGALIASLLLGAIETTGRYLMPEMGEFFFYLAVIVIVCIFPRGLLGRAQ
- a CDS encoding branched-chain amino acid ABC transporter permease, producing the protein MTDLTQSAPAVSLATTSSRLKRDALAIAIILALSVVGYFLFPNNLALLTRIVIMMLIVLSLDLVTGYGGIATLGQAAVSGSGAYAAGIAAAHFGIVDPLAMLGIGAIGGALAGLVSSVIILRGHGLAQLVLSIAIVQLAHEAANKASDWTGGSDGLSGISPSPVLGMFQFDLWGRTTFFLAIALLVLVFFVLRLIMRSPFGMLCRAIKEDPIRVRAMGASVKPTLIKLYVLSGAVAGLGGALHAISTRVVGLDSVSFNLSAEALVMLVLGGTGNLFGAMVGTLVFVWFEDLVSSINPFHWLTMVGVLLMAVVLFAPRGLTGAAEDIYRRLRRGKEAGQ
- a CDS encoding ABC transporter ATP-binding protein — protein: MTPIFAVENLEKHFGGLKVTQNVSLSMAQGDRIALIGPNGAGKTTFVNLVTGQIPPDSGRVLLAGEDVTRLSATQRVRKGLVRTFQVTRLFSDMTPQEHVALALLQRQGKSGRMFGTYADMPDIVAQSRTILATLGLTRVADEKVREIAYGQQRLLEIALAMALQPKVLLLDEPAAGVPHSDTVLIEQALAQLPPELAVLMIEHDMDFVFRFAQRVVVLAAGAIIFDGTPQEVAADPRVREAYLGSYADARSVA
- a CDS encoding ABC transporter substrate-binding protein, whose product is MKKFFVAALATALLTSTALADTIKVGVIGPFSGPFALQGKNFQAGIQAYQALNGDSVGDHKVEIVYRDVPQADPAQSAALAQELVVKEGVQYLAGFYFTPDAMAAAPLLEQANVPMVIFNAATSAIVTKSPYVVRTSFTTWQTSAPMAKVAKAKGIEKVITVVSDYGPGVDSETAFKTTFEAEGGTVVESIRMPLSTNDFSPIMQRIKDSGAQAVFAFLPSGPTTLGFVKSYNENGLRDAGVTLLAPGDLTQESDLPALGDSALGLLTTFHYAVSHDSPENKAFVEAAGKALGNPAELSFPAVGAFDGMHVIYKMIEATGGKQDAKAAVDAVKGLAWMSPRGPVEIDPETRHITQNIYLREVAKADDGTYINKEIQTFEKQGDPGLAAAK
- a CDS encoding ABC transporter ATP-binding protein — its product is MPAASLEVSDLTAGYGPTRILENVSLSVEAGRRVAVLGRNGVGKSTLFATIAGQTRRYGGRIAIGNEDITELPGSGRALKGLGYVPQTRAIFKSLTVEENLQVGLKDRPHSAIQEAYEMFPRLHERRRNLGSQLSGGEQQMLTTARSILGQPSVLLLDEPLEGLAPVICDELMAAFSALAATGAMTILMIEQRIQAALNFAQDVFILERGEIAWSGTPAQLEGEPETVERLLGVAH